One Flammeovirga agarivorans DNA window includes the following coding sequences:
- the gldB gene encoding gliding motility lipoprotein GldB, whose product MRTFKLYLLSVLCLMMFTQCDDTENQKEIPDVSNIKVNVEVRRLEQEIFQLKTKDQIVSYLIENPEIEKKYFLQAGLYPNRQILVDAIFDFLSKPENDTLKMDADRVFGDFEGYKKQFESAFKYIKYYYPDFKEPVIYTSVSGFANWGFGGDVLDFGDAIVVGLDYFEGETATYRVPEVPGYILKRYTPEYLVPFTVQMLSNRFNNVNANDRTVLSHMIAWGKAYEFVDDVMPFTPDTVKVGYSLRQLKEVEYNEGFIWGHFVENELLYKSERMTVKRYVDDRPVTSEISGDSPGRLGRWLGWRIVQSYMRSNPEVTLPQLMAEKDARKILQRSKYKPESRK is encoded by the coding sequence ATGAGAACATTCAAACTATACCTGCTTTCGGTTCTTTGTCTAATGATGTTTACACAGTGTGATGATACCGAAAATCAAAAAGAAATTCCAGATGTTTCTAACATCAAAGTGAATGTAGAAGTAAGAAGATTAGAACAGGAAATTTTTCAACTAAAGACAAAAGATCAAATTGTTTCTTACTTGATTGAAAACCCGGAAATAGAAAAGAAATATTTCTTACAAGCAGGATTGTATCCAAACCGTCAAATATTAGTGGATGCTATTTTTGACTTTCTTTCTAAACCAGAGAATGATACATTAAAAATGGACGCAGACCGTGTTTTTGGAGACTTTGAAGGATATAAAAAACAGTTTGAGTCTGCTTTTAAGTATATCAAATATTATTATCCAGATTTTAAAGAACCAGTCATATATACATCAGTATCAGGTTTTGCGAACTGGGGTTTTGGTGGAGATGTATTGGATTTTGGAGATGCAATCGTAGTAGGATTAGATTATTTTGAAGGAGAAACAGCTACTTATAGAGTTCCTGAAGTGCCTGGCTACATCTTAAAACGTTATACACCGGAATATCTAGTACCATTTACTGTTCAGATGCTGTCTAATAGGTTTAATAATGTAAATGCAAACGATAGAACTGTTTTATCACATATGATTGCATGGGGGAAAGCCTACGAATTTGTAGACGATGTTATGCCATTTACACCGGATACAGTAAAGGTGGGCTACTCTTTAAGGCAATTAAAAGAAGTAGAATATAATGAAGGTTTTATATGGGGACATTTCGTAGAGAATGAACTACTATATAAATCCGAAAGAATGACAGTGAAACGTTATGTAGATGATCGTCCTGTTACTTCTGAAATTTCAGGTGATAGCCCTGGCCGTTTAGGTAGATGGTTGGGTTGGAGGATTGTACAGAGTTATATGCGATCTAATCCTGAGGTGACACTACCACAATTAATGGCTGAAAAAGACGCAAGAAAAATATTGCAACGCTCTAAGTATAAGCCAGAAAGTCGTAAATAA
- the hpf gene encoding ribosome hibernation-promoting factor, HPF/YfiA family, which translates to MKLDIQSIHFTADQKLIEFIQQKVDKLETFYDRFTAGEVYLKVEKNGDNSRDNKVVEIKLHLPKDTLVAKKHGTSFEAAVDEATESLRRQVKKHKEKLLDKSGA; encoded by the coding sequence ATGAAACTCGACATCCAATCAATACATTTTACAGCAGATCAAAAGTTAATTGAATTCATCCAACAAAAGGTGGATAAATTGGAAACTTTTTACGATAGATTTACAGCGGGAGAAGTATACTTAAAAGTAGAAAAGAACGGTGACAATAGTCGAGACAATAAAGTTGTGGAAATCAAACTACACCTACCAAAAGATACCCTGGTAGCTAAAAAACATGGTACTTCTTTTGAGGCAGCTGTAGACGAAGCAACAGAGTCTTTACGTCGTCAGGTAAAGAAACATAAAGAAAAATTATTAGATAAATCAGGCGCTTAG
- a CDS encoding tyrosine-type recombinase/integrase encodes MTKALTSFLNYLEFEKKVSKHTLTAYSTDLLQFQSFLIQEDQNAALVTANKAEIRLWVASLMDTKKSTRSINRKIASLKSFYKHLRKHELITIDPSKSIHSIKTPSRIPQHVKASEMDGLFKNETFDDSFTGVRDKLILEFLYGTGTRASELLGIEVQDLDFNSQSIKVLGKRNKERIIPLHTILVQQLKNYLSYRKAFDTSQLFVTETGTPLKYHQLYTLVKRYLSTNTTVSRKSPHILRHSFATTMLENGASLNDIKELLGHTNLSATQIYTHSSLKRMKNVHAQAHPRAQKKS; translated from the coding sequence ATGACGAAAGCCCTCACATCATTTTTAAATTACTTAGAGTTTGAAAAGAAAGTGAGCAAGCATACACTTACTGCTTATTCTACTGACCTATTACAATTTCAAAGTTTTTTGATTCAGGAAGATCAAAATGCAGCACTTGTAACAGCCAATAAGGCTGAAATACGCTTGTGGGTGGCCTCATTAATGGATACAAAAAAAAGTACTAGAAGTATCAACCGTAAGATCGCATCGCTTAAGAGCTTCTATAAGCACCTTAGAAAGCATGAACTTATTACTATTGACCCTTCTAAGTCGATCCACTCTATAAAAACGCCTAGCAGGATTCCACAACATGTGAAAGCCAGTGAAATGGATGGGCTTTTTAAAAATGAAACTTTTGACGATTCTTTTACAGGTGTAAGAGATAAGCTGATTTTGGAGTTTCTTTATGGAACCGGAACGAGAGCTTCTGAGTTATTAGGAATAGAGGTACAAGATTTAGACTTCAACAGCCAAAGTATTAAAGTGCTTGGCAAAAGAAATAAAGAAAGAATTATACCTCTGCACACTATATTAGTTCAACAACTCAAAAATTATCTTAGCTATAGAAAAGCGTTTGACACTTCACAATTATTCGTTACCGAGACTGGTACCCCCTTGAAATACCATCAGCTTTACACTTTAGTAAAGCGCTATTTGAGTACAAACACAACTGTCAGCAGAAAAAGTCCACATATTTTAAGGCACTCATTTGCTACAACCATGTTAGAGAATGGTGCATCCTTAAATGATATCAAAGAACTCTTAGGGCACACCAATCTTTCTGCTACTCAGATATATACACATTCTTCTCTAAAAAGAATGAAAAATGTGCATGCACAAGCTCATCCTAGAGCCCAGAAAAAAAGTTAG
- the rpsU gene encoding 30S ribosomal protein S21 → MIEIKVKDNESIDRALKRFKKKFERTKVLRTLRARAYYEKESVANRKKAIKTAYKIKMRTEAGA, encoded by the coding sequence ATGATCGAAATTAAAGTAAAAGACAACGAGTCAATCGACCGTGCTCTTAAGCGTTTCAAGAAGAAATTTGAAAGAACAAAAGTACTACGTACTCTACGTGCTCGTGCTTACTATGAAAAAGAGTCAGTAGCTAACAGAAAGAAAGCTATTAAAACTGCTTACAAAATCAAAATGAGAACTGAAGCTGGTGCTTAA
- a CDS encoding potassium channel family protein, with translation MILTIFRRFRLHRESEPYQWFKKVCLYTLGINILFAILFKYVESVSWNEAIWQTWQTATTVGYGNAPAETLAGRIITMVLSTISIAFVGALFSAAFDYKEYYKTQKKLGFMNNPYKDGYVIFHFPGTTVAKRFIHELREVEKNVGICFVDDNISELPDEIQNLPNIHFVKGCPLQRETYYSSGVKSNKTVIVFPTDYDQRTADGSTKTTIDLLERFIDHKKTRILYVLVDMNNGWMFENNNATYVNADLSVLAIVQECQDPYSALVIEDLLYNSQGANPMTVEVNKIAGLSWKQLQIGLIDCLDGTEHQCNLLSLIRNGQSNSCPKSTEILEKGDLLSISTFNGFPWTSVEEQILALQS, from the coding sequence ATGATACTTACCATTTTTAGACGATTCCGACTTCACCGGGAGAGTGAACCATACCAATGGTTTAAGAAAGTCTGCCTTTACACACTCGGAATTAATATACTGTTTGCTATTCTTTTTAAATATGTAGAGAGTGTTTCTTGGAATGAAGCCATATGGCAAACATGGCAAACAGCAACCACAGTAGGTTATGGAAATGCTCCTGCAGAAACTTTAGCAGGCAGAATAATTACTATGGTACTTAGTACAATAAGTATCGCCTTCGTAGGTGCTCTATTCAGTGCCGCATTTGATTACAAAGAATACTACAAAACACAAAAAAAACTTGGCTTTATGAACAATCCCTACAAAGACGGTTATGTAATCTTTCATTTTCCTGGAACAACAGTAGCTAAACGTTTTATCCATGAATTAAGAGAAGTTGAAAAAAATGTAGGTATCTGCTTTGTCGATGATAATATTTCAGAATTACCAGACGAAATCCAAAACCTTCCAAACATACATTTTGTAAAAGGATGCCCACTACAAAGAGAAACATATTACAGCTCGGGAGTAAAATCTAATAAAACAGTAATTGTATTCCCTACAGATTACGATCAGAGAACTGCAGATGGTAGTACCAAAACAACTATTGATCTTTTAGAGAGATTTATTGATCATAAAAAGACACGTATATTATATGTATTGGTAGATATGAATAATGGATGGATGTTTGAAAACAATAATGCTACTTATGTGAATGCAGACTTATCTGTACTAGCTATTGTTCAAGAATGTCAGGATCCATATTCAGCACTTGTGATAGAAGATCTTCTTTACAACTCTCAAGGAGCCAACCCTATGACTGTAGAAGTCAATAAAATAGCAGGGCTTAGTTGGAAACAATTACAAATAGGTTTAATTGATTGTTTAGATGGAACTGAACATCAATGTAACTTGTTGTCACTGATAAGAAACGGGCAAAGTAATTCTTGTCCAAAATCCACTGAAATACTTGAAAAAGGCGATTTATTATCAATTTCGACCTTTAATGGCTTCCCTTGGACTAGTGTAGAAGAGCAAATTTTAGCGCTACAATCTTGA
- a CDS encoding rhomboid family intramembrane serine protease, which yields MKINKGVKVTLLLISIAWLLKILEWSLGVDLYHLGIYPRNRLGTFGILFHPFIHGGFKHLFSNTVSFAILCFSLYFFIPKVATKVLWKLSIYSGILVWIFARPSFHIGASGVIYGIASFLFFIGLFQKNPGSLIISLCIAVLNHGMLVGLVPQEDGISWESHLSGSIVGFFLAYYYRKVETTFSQQKQVEVDEDISYEGYRNLENEHFKYHYHPKDDN from the coding sequence ATGAAAATAAATAAGGGAGTAAAAGTCACTTTACTTCTTATATCTATAGCATGGCTCCTAAAGATTCTTGAATGGTCTTTAGGAGTCGATCTTTATCATTTAGGTATATATCCAAGAAATCGGTTAGGTACGTTTGGTATTTTATTTCATCCATTTATCCATGGAGGCTTCAAACACCTATTTAGTAATACGGTCTCTTTTGCTATTCTTTGCTTTTCCCTCTACTTTTTTATTCCAAAAGTTGCCACAAAAGTTCTTTGGAAGTTAAGTATTTACAGTGGTATCCTAGTATGGATCTTCGCTCGACCATCCTTTCACATTGGAGCAAGTGGTGTTATTTATGGAATTGCTTCATTTCTATTTTTTATTGGTCTTTTTCAAAAAAATCCCGGCTCACTGATTATCTCGTTATGTATCGCTGTATTAAATCATGGGATGTTAGTAGGATTGGTACCCCAAGAAGATGGCATTTCTTGGGAGTCACATCTATCAGGTAGTATTGTAGGGTTCTTTTTAGCCTACTATTATCGTAAGGTAGAAACGACATTTTCTCAGCAGAAACAAGTAGAAGTTGATGAAGACATCAGTTATGAAGGATACAGAAACCTAGAAAATGAGCATTTCAAGTACCATTACCACCCAAAAGATGATAATTAA
- a CDS encoding PhoH family protein, which translates to MIEKVIPLEDVALVDFLGVDNSNIKELATAFPNSKIIARGSEIRIQGASAEIIKVHKAINELLLHYRKFGKVTVDNILDYVEMNADLQDADIKDEILLYGAKGIAIRPKTSNQQKLVDAVKKNDLVFALGPAGTGKTYVATALAVKALKNKQVKRIIISRPAVEAGESLGFLPGDLKDKVDPYLRPIYDALDDMIPSEKLKFYMENRVIEIAPLAYMRGRTLSNAFVLLDEAQNTTEMQMKMLLTRLGLDSKMIITGDVSQIDLPPRQKSGLVTASRILENVQGIKVLHLSQKDVVRHRLVKNIISAYKKFDDKKKVEKEAIKKDENK; encoded by the coding sequence TTGATAGAAAAAGTCATTCCATTAGAAGATGTTGCTTTAGTTGATTTCTTAGGCGTTGACAACAGTAACATTAAAGAGTTAGCTACTGCATTTCCAAATAGTAAAATTATTGCTAGAGGAAGTGAAATTCGTATTCAAGGTGCTAGTGCAGAGATTATCAAAGTGCACAAAGCAATTAACGAGCTTCTATTACATTACAGGAAGTTTGGTAAAGTTACCGTAGACAATATCCTTGATTATGTCGAGATGAATGCCGATCTACAGGATGCTGATATTAAAGACGAAATTCTTCTTTATGGTGCAAAAGGTATTGCTATTCGTCCCAAAACAAGTAATCAACAGAAATTAGTTGATGCTGTAAAGAAAAATGATCTTGTATTCGCTTTAGGGCCAGCAGGTACAGGTAAAACATATGTTGCCACAGCTCTTGCTGTAAAAGCACTTAAAAATAAACAAGTTAAGCGTATCATTATATCTCGACCTGCAGTTGAAGCTGGGGAAAGTTTAGGTTTCCTTCCTGGAGATTTAAAAGATAAGGTCGACCCTTATTTAAGACCTATATATGATGCCTTAGATGACATGATCCCATCAGAAAAGCTAAAGTTCTATATGGAAAATCGAGTAATTGAAATTGCTCCTTTAGCTTACATGAGAGGTAGAACATTAAGTAATGCATTTGTACTTTTGGATGAAGCTCAAAATACGACTGAAATGCAGATGAAGATGCTACTCACTCGTTTGGGTTTAGATTCAAAGATGATTATCACTGGTGATGTTTCACAAATTGACCTTCCTCCTAGACAAAAATCTGGTTTAGTAACTGCTTCTAGAATATTAGAAAACGTTCAAGGAATTAAAGTTTTACACTTATCTCAAAAAGATGTAGTAAGACACAGGTTAGTGAAAAACATTATCTCTGCTTACAAAAAGTTTGATGACAAAAAGAAAGTAGAGAAAGAAGCTATCAAAAAAGATGAAAATAAATAA